The Mucilaginibacter gracilis genomic interval TTGCGTTGGCGGTTACAATAGCATTTATTTTTTATCCTTATAAATTAAACGAATTAATTAGCGGAATTATTCAACATAGAAACACTTTACATTCAATTAATTTTACAGAAAATTGGCGTTCATGGTTTATATATACCGGACATTTTTTTATTATGGGTATATTAATCACAGCATTTGTAACTGGCTCAGTTTTTATTAGGCTTTGTTTTTCAAAGATGATTCTGAAAGTTTTGGCGGTTTGTGGCGTAATAGGTATACTGATTTGTATTTTATATTTCTCCAGTGTTTCTGGATGGTATGTAGTGGGCTCTATGGTACCGGTTCTAATAATGATTATAATTGTTTTTTTAAAGCAAAATCATATATCCAACAGGAAAAATAATTTTGCTCTAACAATTGTGTTGCTAATATTCGCAATATCTTCATTAGATATTATATTAATTAGCTGTGCGCGTTTAACTGGATATAGCGGGCTTTCGTTAAATGAGGCACGTTTGAGCCTATCACGGGACATACCTTCTCGTTCGGGAATTGCTTTTTCAAAATCTCTTTTTATTCTTACCGAAAATACTAATAATAATCAAGTTATGGCCTATGAGGAATATGACATGGGGAACTTATTAAAAACAGAACTTCCCTATGCTGTGATTCAACAAAGTCATGAAGGGAGAGATTCGCCCCCAATATATCTCAACTACGATCTCTACATAAACAGATTTACACATTCTAAAATAGCAAAGGGCCGACTTGGCCAATGGTTTCAGCCTGCCGGTTTTGGTTATGCAGTATACCGCAAGCACATTATCATTGGAAATAAGAAATAATTACGGTATAGATACATCAATTGAATCCGTACTATTTAATTGTAATATTAAGGGATATCACAACACGTCGATAATAGTTTTTGAACGAGTTTTAGATTGAAGTTTAAAGCTTTAAGTGAATAAATTAATGAAAAAAATAATAATTTATTACCCTCACATACTCGAATATGGTGGCATGGAGAGGAACATTATAGGTTTAGCTGAAGAAATAAATAAGCAAGGCGTTCAACCAGTGTTGGTGTGCTTTTATGATAAAGTGGGGATGAAACGATATTGCGAGGATCTTGAAATCGTTCAAATACCCGATCATTGGAATCCTATAACTAAAGCATTTCGTTTGCGAAGGTGGTTAAATAAGAACCAAAATGAGATAAAAGGTTTGCCGTTATATTTTGGGGGTAAGGCTGGTTTTTATGCAGCCATTCCTGGTGTTAGCCCTTATGCATTGCATTATACAGATCCGCCAAGCCTTTTAACAGGTGCGACCGCTAAATCCGCAATAAACAGACTGCTAACATTTCCGAGAAGAATAGTTGCAGACTGGTTCACAGAACAAGGTGTATTAAAAGCAAAAGTGTGCATTACCATGACCCGGTGGAACGCGGTGGAGCTTAAATCTCTCTATGGTCGTGATTTTGAAGTTGTATATCAAGGAGGGGTGCCTCCATCTGGCAATATTAATAGTGCTCCGCGATGTCATGGAGATACATTGCGACTGTTTTCGATTTGTCGCATCGCCGCATCAAAAAATCTCAACTGGATATTAGACGGAGCGACATACTTAAAAGCACACAAACAGTTTAAACAGTGGTATAGTAAAATAGAGGTTGTTATAGCTGGGATGGGGCCTCAACTTCAGGCTTTAAAAGATCAAAGTGCTGCCTTGGGTTTAGATGATATATTAACCTTTCCCGGCTTTTTAAACGCGGAGGAAGTTGAGAACGAATATCGTAATGCTGATATTTTTTTAGTGCCTGGCCGTCAAGGTTACGGTTTGCCTGTATTAGAAGCATTATACAGGCATGTACCAGTTGTACTAAATGTAGAATCTCGTATTTCTGAGATGTTGAATGAGAATCCTTGGGTAAGTATATCAGATAATTCTACAGAATCATTTAGCGAGAAGCTTGCCGAGCATATAGCATCATTGAAGGCTAAATTCCCACCCTCAGCATTGATTGCTAACGTCCCCACTGAAGCAGGCTGGGCTCAAGAACTTGGCGAAAAATGCTTATGGTGGTAACTAAATTTAATTAAAATATTATTCGAATGAAAGTTGTATTTGTTGCCGACCTAAAAAATCCAAGTACCTCTGGTAGGCAACGCTTATGGGCTTTAAAGCAGTGCGGGATAGATGTTTCTGTAATCACCACAGAAGATTATCCATCAGTATTTGGTAAATGGGCATATTATATCGCCAGAATATTTAAGCGGCCTAGATTGATGCGAAATGCCCGATTATTAGAACAAGCAATATTAGATATAAGCAAACAAGTTAAGCCTGAAATTATTTGGCTTGAATGGCCAAGGCAACTTAGTATTAATTTAATCAATGAGTTAAAAAAAATTGAACCAAGGCCGTTTTTGATTTCTTTTCAGGATGACAATCCATGGGGGAAACGAACTAATGATTTGTGGCTATGGCGCGAATACTTAAAAATAGTACCCTTATTTGATCTTCATTTAGTTAAACGAGAAAGTGACATTGTACATTTAAGTGCACTGGGTGCCAAAGCTTGCCGACTCTGGAGACATGGTATTTATAGCCCTATTTTTCATCCGTCGATTGAACCGGTTGAAATAGAATATCCTGTTAGTTTTGTTGGTACATGTATGGACGGAAGGGAAAAGTTGATTGGCTTTCTTCTCGAAAATAAAATACCAATCCATGTATTTGGGCACCACTGGAATAGACGAAGTGATTTGCCACAACGCTTTCCCGCTAATTTTCACCCTCCTGTTGAGGGAGAAAATTATGCAGAGGTAATTCGTAAATCGCAAATATGTATAGGCTTGGTATCGCATTCAAACTTAGACGAATGGACTATGCGAACTTACGAAGTGCCTGGTTGTGCACGTTTACTGCTTGCAGAGCGTACCCCTTACCATCAACTACTTTTTGTAGAGAATGAGGATGCTATATTGTTCTCAAATATAGAAGAATGCCGAAAAATCCTGATGGGGTTACTTTCGGATAAAAATAGGTGCCTTGCCATGGGAAGAGTAGCATATGAAAGATTTACCAATCATCATTACAAATTAGAAGACAGTATGCAAGAACTATTAGATTTTTTGAAGCAAACATTATAAAATAATTGTAAGAGTGTATTCACAACAACATAAAGATAGCCTTTTACTATTCAGGAAGCTGATGGTTACCACCTCGTTAATTGTATTTTTATTGCAATTAATGATAGATGCAAGTTATGAAAACATACTTTGCAATTTGATGGCTGTTGCTATTTTTTATCTGACATGCCTTGTTGTATTTGCTCCGCGTAACAATAGTTTAGGACCTGCCCTTACCGCTACAACTGTATTTATTTGTATTACAGGTAATAGCTTAATGCCTATGATCGGTACCACATTAGAAGGTCATCCGCTAATTTACACTTTATTAATTCCGGTTGACGTTTTTTTCCATCGTTTATTATTTGGTTTAGCATTACTCGCGGCTCAGTTGTTGGCTTCGTCCCGCTTTTCATTACCTATTAAAATGGGTATGAGTAAAATAGGCACTTATGCTAAGTCGCGTGTTTTAATTCCCCCAAGTGGGCTTTGGGTTTTGGGATTTATTGGCGTTTCGGCTATTATGATAAATCACTTCGTGGGTTTACCATCAATATTAGCTAAATTTATCGATGGCTTTAACTTTTTAACTGTCAGTCCGTTTCTTATATTGTTGAGACCCTATAACTCGATCGTAAAATGGAAGGAAATCTGGTTGAAAATTTTGTTGTACTTTTTATTGCAGGTAGTTATAGCGTTTATAAACAATTCTCGAGCTGGATTTGTTTTGCCCATTGCTATTCTTGCTGCAGGCTGGTTGATGCAAATGCTGATGGGGCTGGTGTTTATTGATAACAAACTTTTACGTAGGGGTGTAATCGCCGGAATATTAGGTCTCGGTTTATTGGGGCAATTTGCTGATTTATCAACCGCTATCATTATGGAACGGGGGCAACGAGCCACAAGATCGGCCGATGAACAGTTAGCTGCAACTTTAAGTAGATTCACAGATAAAAAGTCACTTGAAGACTTTCGTTCTGAACTTGGCGAAGCTAATGAGGGTATTAGCGCCGCTAATGTTTGGCAAGAAAACTATGTTAACAATCCGTTTTTGGCAAGGTTTATCCAAATTAAATTTGATGATAACTGCCTTTATCGCACAAGTTCCTTTGGGGATTACCAAATTGATCAATTGAGAAATGTCACTATCAATAAATTGTACGCTTTATTGCCGGATCCTTTACTGAAAGCGTTAAGTATTAAAATAGATAAAAAGTTTATCAATTCTTTTTCTATTGCTGATTTTATAGTCGATTTAAGCACGGGGCAGGAATCTAACAATTCATTTCTTACCGCTTCCATACCAATACATTCATTTACATTGTTCTATTGGCTATATCCAGTGGTTTTGGCAATAGTATATTTTTTAGTATTTACAATGATTCAAGGATTGTTTTCAATTTTTGGATATACTACAATGTACGGCGGTATCTCAACTCTTTCGCTATTATATGCGTATTTTTTATTCGTTTATATTACAATCGATAGTTTGACTATGGTTTTGTCTTTTATGTTGAGAAATTTTTGGCAAGATTTGATCATCTATTATATTGCAATCGGAGTAGTACGTATTTTGGGTATCGCTAATAACATTAATATCCCTATAAGATTTAAGAGGATAAATAAGACTCTGGTTAGGGCACACCGGTAATATCAATCATAATTGTCAAAAAACATTATTAACATGAAAAAATCTCCAACATTCGGCCAATCTATTTTAGAATTAATTGATGTACTTTCGGCAAGTAATGCTTTAGAAGAACAGGTTAAAAGAGCTGGTGATGCAATCCTTCAATCTTTACAACAAGGATGTAAGCTTCTTACTTGTGGTAATGGGGGCAGCGCCGCTGATGCACTTCATCTTGCCGAGGAATTGGTTGGTAGGTATAAAATGGAACGCCGCGGTTTACCAGCTATTTGTTTTAATGCAGACGTAACAGCAATTACCTGTATTGGCAATGATTATGGATACGACCACATATTTGAGCGGCAAGTTGAAGCTTTAGGTAAGCCCGGTGATGTTTTGGTTGGCTTTACAACAAGTGGTAATAGCCCCAATATAATATCAGCTTTTAACCGCGCAAAAGCGGCAGGAATAATTACTATATTTTTAGGTGGTAAAGATGGGGGGGCAGCTAAAGGGCTGTGTGATCATGAAATTATTATTCCAAGTTTTACCACAGCTCGTATTCAGGAGGTTCATACTGTGATACTCCACCAATGGCTCGAGGAAATTGATATTACGGATTGGAACAATATAAAAATTTAATTATGACGATACTTGAACGTTTAAGTCACATCAGAGTGTTGGTAATAGGCGACCTGATGCTTGATCATTATTTATGGGGCGATGTAAACCGCATATCACCAGAAGCACCTGTTCCTGTGGTGAACGCGGCCAATGATACTTATAGCGCCGGAGGAGCTGCTAATGTTGCACTTAATTTGGCTAACCTTGGTGTGGAAACTTCTGTATTAGGTTATTTTGCCGATGATGATGCTGGACAAAAATTGAAGCATATATTATCAGACAATAAAGTTAAAGTATTATCAACAGCTAAACAGTCTGGCGCTCCTACAATAATTAAAACACGTGTTATCGTTCGTAACCAGCAACTTTGTCGAATTGATCGTGAAGATTTACGTGAATATTATCAAATTGACGACGCTATTGATTTTGAAGATCTGCTGGAAGATGTATTAAGCAATGTTGATGCTGTAATTATTTCCGACTATGCCAAAGGTGTAATTACCCAAAAGCTATTAAATAAAGTTCTAAAAAGGGCGTCTGAGCAATCTCAATTGTTAGTAGCGGTTGATCCTAAGCCGTCGCGTAAATTATTGTTTAACGGAGTAGGTTTACTAACCCCTAACCGTACAGAAGCACTTGAATTAGCCGGGCTTTCTTTGCCTCACCATGGCGAGCCTTACCCACTTGAGGAAATTTGCCGTATCATTTATGATATTTACAATCCAAAATTGCTGGTTATAACACTTGGTGCCGAAGGGATGGCTATCTGTGAAAAAGGGAAGGTGATACAGCTTTTGCCAACCGAAGCTCGCGAGGTTTTTGATGTTTCTGGTGCTGGCGATACAGTTATAGCTACGCTTACTGCGGCGATAGCAGCTAAGTTTGACTTAGGCGAAGCCGCTTGGCTGGCAAATGGTGCTGCCGGTTGTGTGGTAGCTCACATGGGTACTAAACCAATTAATTTAAGTGAATTAAATAGTTGGATAAATAGGCATGAGAGATAGCAGCCAAATATTTCCTTATGGTTATAATGGGAAAAATAAAGATTAGTACTGATGAACGTAAGTAATCGTAAAATTCTTATATACAGATTAGGTAGTCTGGGAGATACCGTAATAGCATTGCCGTGTTTTAATAAAATAAGGGAAACATTCCCGTACGCGGATATTACGTTATTAACTAACAGGCCGGTTGCAGCGAAAGCCGCTCCTTTGGAAGCTGTATTAGGGCAGGGCTATTTCTATGATCATATATTTGATTATCCTGTAGGGACTCGTAGCTTATTTGTTTTATTTTCTCTTATAAGGAAGATCAGAAGGCTTAAAATCGATACCATTGTTAATATCACTGCTTCTCGTTCAAAACAAGCCGCCATTAGAGATCGTCTGTTTTTTAAACTTGCCGGTATAAAACATTTAATAGGCTTTCCTAAAGACGATAGAGATTTTAATTTAAGCATCGACCCTTTAACTAATGAATATGAATGGGAAGCTATAAGGTTGAGCCGTCGTATTAATGAATTGGGAAAAATATCAATTAACGAAGATCGTTATTGGGATTTGCATTTGACAGAAGCTGAAATTAAAGCGGGAGAGAACGCTCTCAGTTCAATAGATAAGCAAAAACCGTTTATAGCCGTTTCTGCTGGAACAAAAATGCAGGCTAAAGATTGGGAAGATGATAATTGGGTTGGGCTAATAAGTCGTTTGAAGGATGCATTGCCGGGTTGGGGATTAGTAATGATTGGGGCACCCGATGAGGCAGACAGGGCGAATGAATGTATTACCGCGTGGGGACACAATTCAATTAACCTATGTGGTAAAAGTTCTCCGAGAGTTTCGGCCGCGGTATTAAAGCAAGCTTTCCTTTTTGTTGGGCACGATAGCGGCCCTATGCATTTGGCCGCTGCAGTAGGTATCCCTTGTGTAGCTATTTTTGCTGCCCGGAATTTACCACGCCAATGGTATCCCAGAGGGAATAAAAATCGGATAATATACCACAAAACGGACTGTGCCGGATGTGGATTAGAGATTTGCATTATTCAAAAAAAGAAATGTATTTTGTCAATAACTATTGATGAAGTGCACGATGAAATAGTTAATTTAATAAATGAAGGCCAGCATGCATTGTTATGAAGTTGTTGAAATTTTTGTTATCGTAGTTGACAAATAGAACACATTTTATTTAATAAAAATTAGATTTAAGATATGATTATAGTTACAGGAGCAGCAGGATTTATAGGTAGTTGTCTGATTCAAAAACTGAATGATGAGGGCCACAAAAACTTAATATTGGTTGATAATTTTTCAAACAGCCAAAAAAATAAGAATTTTGAAGGGAAGGACTTTGAAAAACAAATTGATAGAAACGAGTTTATAAACTGGCTCGATATTAATTATGATAAGGTTAAAGTTATATTCCATATAGGTGCCCGTACGGACACCACGGAAATGAATTATGAAATATTAAATGAACTTAATCTTGACTATACAAAAGCGGTTTGGACGCGTTGTGCAGAATTTAATATTCCATTAATTTACGCTTCTTCAGCGGCTACTTACGGACTTGGCGAATTTGGGTATGATGATGACGAAAGTAAATTATCATTATTGCAACCCCTTAATCCTTATGGAGATTCGAAGAATGAATTTGATAAGTGGGCAATAGTTCAAGAAAAAAAGCCAATTTTCTGGGCGGGCTTAAAGTTTTTTAATGTTTATGGCCCTAATGAATATCATAAGTCGCGGATGGCATCTGTTATTTTCCACACTTATAATCAAATACAGGCGAGCGGAAAAATGAAACTTTTTCAATCGCACAAAGAAGGTATAAAGGATGGTGAGCAAATGCGCGACTTCGTATATGTAAAAGATGTAGTAGAAGTTTTATATTTTTTAATGATTCATCAGAAAGACTCAGGAATTTACAACCTGGGATCAGGCAAGGCTCGCACTTTCCTTGATCTGGTTATCAATACCTTTAACTCACTTGAAAAACAGCCTGATATTAGTTTTGTACCAACGCCGGAAGACATTCGTGATAAATATCAATATTTTACCGAAGCAAATATGAATAAACTTTACTCGATTGGTTATAACCGACCATTTCATACATTGGAAGAAGGAGTTAAAGACTATGTTCAAAATTACTTAAGTAAAGGAGCTTATTATTAAGCAATATTCTTAAAATGTAGCAATAGGCATCTTTATAGAATTGATTGTATTTATAAGCTGATTAATAATAATGGAGAATAATAGTGGTAATATTCAGAGAAACACTAGCAGGGAGTGGTTTGCAGGTATAGACAGCTTGCGTTTTGTTTGTGCTCTAGTAGTTTTGCTTGGACATCTAAAAAATCCTGTTTTTGATGCTTTAAAACATTCGGAAAATAAAATTCTTAAATATTCGGGATTTATTTTAGGGTCGTCGTTTGTTGGTATTGTTGCTGTTATTGCTTTTTTTGTAATTTCCGGCTTTGTTATTCATTATCCTAATAAAGTTAAGATCAAGAATTTAAAGGTCTATTATTTTAGAAGATTTACAAGGGTTCTAATCCCATTAATTATTATTAAGGTTATTGGTAGCTGGTTTGGAAATCCTGAAAACAATGTTGTTTGGAGTTTATATTGTGAGCTTATTTATTACACTATTTACCCAATTCTATGTAAGGTAAAGACAACATGGACTACAAAAGTAATAGCTGCATATGTAATAGCTTTTATTGTAATAGCAATTGGGGCTAGAAATGACATTAATTCAATGATACATCAACGAGACCTTAATTATAATGGAAACTTTGCCCAACTTGGATTTTCGTTTACTTGGCTAGTCGGGCTGCCCTTTTGGCTTTTGGGGGTTAGACTGGCAGAGAATATTGATAGTTTAAATGAAATTATCTCTGTTCATAAAATATGGTTTTTACGTTTATCAATTTATTTATTATCAGTTATTTGTCTGGTTCTTAGATTTCATTTTTTTGTTCCATATACGTTATCAATGGTTTTAATTTCTTTTCAGGTGGCGCTATGGGTAGAGGCTGAAATACGTTATTATAAAACCAAAAGGCCTATTGTCTTTTTTGAAAATATGGGGAAGTTTTCTTATTCGTTGTACTTTTGCCACCCCTTAATTATAACAGTTTTAATTGCATTAACGCCTCTGAATAATTATACTTATCTTGTTTATGTTTTATTGACTATTACATGTGCATATTTATTTTATTTAAGCTGTGAGCGGCCGTCGCATATATTGGCAAAAAAGTTAGAATTAATTAAATTATAGATATTATAGTCTCACTAAATTGGTAGACAGTGTTTGATATAGAGGATTCAAACTTCAAAGTCGCTTAAAATCAAATAGTGATTTTAAGTACTAAATACATATTGTAAAAATAAATATATGAAGTTATTACATGTAATTGGAAGTATGGATCCTATGAGTGGCGGGCCATGCCAGGGTATCAGGAATACGACTCTTGAATTGGAAAAATTGGGAGTTTTCAGGGAGATTGCAAGCCTGGACAAGCCCGATGCAACTTTCTTAGGGATGGACAATTTTCCAATTCATACATTTGGCCCTTCAATAAGTCCTTGGCGCTATGTTCCCGATTTATTGCCTTGGCTGATCGATAATCTTAGTCGATTTGATGTTGTAATATTGAATGGCCTGTGGTTATATCCGGGTTATGCTTTATATAAAGCAATGAAAATCTTACGTCGTAAAGTAAGGAAAGCCGGGGGAGATATGGGCGAACTGCCTAAATTTTTCATTATGTCGCATGGTATGCTTGATCCTTATTTTCAACGTGCCCCCGACCGTAAACTAAAAGCAATTCGAAACTGGTTTTATTGGAAGCTTATTGAAGGTAGACTGCTTAATAGTGCAGATGGTGTTTTGTTTACCTGTGAGGCAGAACTAAAGCTTGCTAGGGAGTCCTTTACTCCATACCATCCAAAAAAAGAGTTAAATGTGGGCTATGGTGTACAGCGTCCGCCTTTATTTACCGAAGGAATGGCGTCAGCTTTCTTAGATAGGTGTCCTGATTTACAGAATGGAAAATTTTTCCTTTTTCTGAGTCGGATTCATGAAAAAAAGGGTGTTGATTTGCTTATAGAAGCGTATAATTCGATTTTACAGGATAAGTCATTAGTGAGCGATTTGATTCCCAAGTTGGTAATAGCTGGTCCGGGTTTAGATACCGCGTATGGAAAGAAAATAAAGAAATTGGTAAATGATTTCAAAATTGGCGAGCATGTTATTTTTCCGGGTATGCTATCGGGAGATGCTAAATGGGGGGCGTTTTATGGTTGTGAAGCTTTCGTTTTACCAAGCCATCAGGAAAACTTTGGTATAGCAGTGGCGGAAGCTTTAGCATGTGGTAAACCAGTTTTAATATCTAATCAAGTGAATATCTGGCGTGAAATTGAGTATGGGGGCGGAGGTATTATTGGAGACGATTCTTTGGAAGGTACACAGTTGGTACTTAGGTCGTGGTTAAAAAAGAGCGCAAGTGAGAAAGAGGAAATGCAAAAGGGAGCTTATAATACATATAAAGATAATTTTGGAATAATTTCTGTCACTAAAAAGCTATTTGAGACATTAACCAATGAATAGGTTTAATGTAAAGCTACGAGGTATTCAATTGCCTAAGGTAACTTCGCTGACATTTTGTACGGATATTTAAATTAAATAAATATATTTGGATGCGTGTTAAATATATTACTGTTGATGATAATTACTAATTTCTGATGTTCCCATCTCGTGATTCCGACCTTTCTGACGCCTTTTTAAAACCTTCGTTTCCGTTTCGGGATAAACTCCGTCGATTTTTTTGGAATATAAGTTGGCTGATGCTATGCCGTTGGACACCTAAACCTATGCATGCTTGGCGTGCTATGGTTGTTCGTAGTTTTGGTGCAAAGATCGGACGTGATAATCATATTTATCCCACCTGTAAGATTTGGGCACCATGGTTTCTTGAAACCTCGGATGTTGTGACAATTGGTCCTGGAGTTGAAGTTTATAATCCTGGAGGCGTTAAAATGGAGCACCATTCTATATTATCTCAGGACTCATACCTCTGCGGAGCAACTCATGATTATAACACTATTGAATTTACCTATCTTAAAGGACAGATAATTATCGAAGCGTATGTGTGGATTTGTTCTAAAGCAGTCGTATTACCTGGAGTTACTTGTAAACAAGGGAGTGTATTGGGTGCAGCCTCTGTAACATCAAAAGATTTGGAAGCTTGGTCTGTGTATGCAGGTAATCCTTGTAAATTCATTAAAAAGAGAAATAATTTCTTAATTTGATTTACATATTGCAACAAAAAAGGATATAGATGATCTCGATATTAATTCTTACCAAAAACGAAGAAAGTGATCTCCCGGGATGCTTAAAATCAGTTTCCTGGAGTGACGATGTTCACATATTCGATTCGTTTAGTACTGATAACACACTTGAGGTGGCAAGTCAAGCCGGAGCGAAAATAGCCCAAAGAAAATTTGACGGGTATGCATCTCAACGGAACGCAGCTTTAAGCACAATTACATATAAATATGAGTGGCTTCTTATTCTTGATGCCGATGAGAGAATTCCAGTTGAACTCAAAAATATAATGTTTGATGCTACACAATCGGCATCTCCAAATGTTAACGGTTACCGCATACAACGCAAAGATTTTTTATGGGATTCATGGTTAAAATACTCTCAAATATCACCTTACTACATCAGGTTAATTAGAGTTGGCCATGCGAGATACCATCGTGAAATAAATGAGGTTTTGGAAGTTGATGGAGAAGTAGTTCAACTGTCTGGATATTTTGATCATTATCCTTTTTCCAAGGGATTTACGCATTGGCTAAGTAAGCATAATGTTTATTCCTCGATGGAGGCGCAGAGATGGATAGATGAACACAAGGGAAATGAAAAATTTTCGTTAAAAAAAGCACTTTTTAGCAAAGATTTTTCTGAAAAGCGTTACCACCAAAAGGGGCTTTTTTATAAGATACCGGGCAGGCCGGTAATAAAATGGTTTTATATGATTATATGGAGAAGGGGTTTGTTAGATGGGAACGCTGGTTTCATTTACGCCACTCTCCAGTCGATATACGAATACTTTATCGTACTTAAAACGAAAGAATTGATTGCTAAACAAAATAAGTAGTAGTTTTATTTTTGTTTTTTGTAAAAGGTTATACTATTTTTATTAATATTGTAAATATATTATTGTTTGATTGTCAAAAATTTAAAAATGGATACAAAAAAAATCGCCCTAATAACAGGTATAACAGGCCAGGACGGAGCCTATTTAACAGAACTTTTACTTTCTAAAGGTTACGAAGTCCATGGTATTAAGCGCCGGAGTTCACTGTTTAATACTGATAGGATTGATCATTTATATCAGGATCCACATGACACAAACAAGAGTCTGTTTTTGCATTATGGCGATTTAAGTGATTCAACCAATCTTATACGCATCATCCAGCAAGTACAGCCTGACGAGATTTATAATTTGGGTGCGATGTCTCACGTTAAAGTTAGTTTTGATACTCCCGAGTATACCGCTAACGCCGACGGTATAGGAACTTTAAGATTGTTAGAAGCCATCCGTATTTTAGGATTGGAAAAAAAGACAAAAATATATCAGGCTTCAACATCTGAGTTGTACGGGTTGGTACAAGCCGTTCCTCAATCAGAAACCACGCCTTTTTACCCGCGTTCTCCGTATGCAGTTGCTAAAATGTACGCATACTGGATTACTGTTAATTACAGGGAGGCTTATGGAATTTATGCCTGCAACGGTATTTTATTTAACCACGAAAGCCCTTTACGCGGTGAGACTTTTGTAACCAGAAAAATAACCAGGGCTACAGCTAAAATTGCGATGGGTTTGCAAGATAAATTGTACTTAGGTAACCTTGACGCCCAAAGAGATTGGGGGCATGCCAAAGACTATGTTGAGGCAATGTACCTGATATTGCAACAGGAAGTTGCCGAAGATTACGTGATAGCAACTGGCGTAACAACCCGGGTTAGAGAATTTGTAAGGTTGGCTTTCGCAGAAGTTGGAATTGAAATTGAATTTAAGGGCCAGGGTGTTGACGAAAAAGGATACGTTGTGAGC includes:
- a CDS encoding glycosyltransferase family 4 protein → MKKIIIYYPHILEYGGMERNIIGLAEEINKQGVQPVLVCFYDKVGMKRYCEDLEIVQIPDHWNPITKAFRLRRWLNKNQNEIKGLPLYFGGKAGFYAAIPGVSPYALHYTDPPSLLTGATAKSAINRLLTFPRRIVADWFTEQGVLKAKVCITMTRWNAVELKSLYGRDFEVVYQGGVPPSGNINSAPRCHGDTLRLFSICRIAASKNLNWILDGATYLKAHKQFKQWYSKIEVVIAGMGPQLQALKDQSAALGLDDILTFPGFLNAEEVENEYRNADIFLVPGRQGYGLPVLEALYRHVPVVLNVESRISEMLNENPWVSISDNSTESFSEKLAEHIASLKAKFPPSALIANVPTEAGWAQELGEKCLWW
- a CDS encoding glycosyltransferase family protein, with translation MKVVFVADLKNPSTSGRQRLWALKQCGIDVSVITTEDYPSVFGKWAYYIARIFKRPRLMRNARLLEQAILDISKQVKPEIIWLEWPRQLSINLINELKKIEPRPFLISFQDDNPWGKRTNDLWLWREYLKIVPLFDLHLVKRESDIVHLSALGAKACRLWRHGIYSPIFHPSIEPVEIEYPVSFVGTCMDGREKLIGFLLENKIPIHVFGHHWNRRSDLPQRFPANFHPPVEGENYAEVIRKSQICIGLVSHSNLDEWTMRTYEVPGCARLLLAERTPYHQLLFVENEDAILFSNIEECRKILMGLLSDKNRCLAMGRVAYERFTNHHYKLEDSMQELLDFLKQTL
- a CDS encoding D-sedoheptulose-7-phosphate isomerase, whose amino-acid sequence is MKKSPTFGQSILELIDVLSASNALEEQVKRAGDAILQSLQQGCKLLTCGNGGSAADALHLAEELVGRYKMERRGLPAICFNADVTAITCIGNDYGYDHIFERQVEALGKPGDVLVGFTTSGNSPNIISAFNRAKAAGIITIFLGGKDGGAAKGLCDHEIIIPSFTTARIQEVHTVILHQWLEEIDITDWNNIKI
- a CDS encoding bifunctional heptose 7-phosphate kinase/heptose 1-phosphate adenyltransferase, producing the protein MTILERLSHIRVLVIGDLMLDHYLWGDVNRISPEAPVPVVNAANDTYSAGGAANVALNLANLGVETSVLGYFADDDAGQKLKHILSDNKVKVLSTAKQSGAPTIIKTRVIVRNQQLCRIDREDLREYYQIDDAIDFEDLLEDVLSNVDAVIISDYAKGVITQKLLNKVLKRASEQSQLLVAVDPKPSRKLLFNGVGLLTPNRTEALELAGLSLPHHGEPYPLEEICRIIYDIYNPKLLVITLGAEGMAICEKGKVIQLLPTEAREVFDVSGAGDTVIATLTAAIAAKFDLGEAAWLANGAAGCVVAHMGTKPINLSELNSWINRHER
- a CDS encoding glycosyltransferase family 9 protein; this encodes MNVSNRKILIYRLGSLGDTVIALPCFNKIRETFPYADITLLTNRPVAAKAAPLEAVLGQGYFYDHIFDYPVGTRSLFVLFSLIRKIRRLKIDTIVNITASRSKQAAIRDRLFFKLAGIKHLIGFPKDDRDFNLSIDPLTNEYEWEAIRLSRRINELGKISINEDRYWDLHLTEAEIKAGENALSSIDKQKPFIAVSAGTKMQAKDWEDDNWVGLISRLKDALPGWGLVMIGAPDEADRANECITAWGHNSINLCGKSSPRVSAAVLKQAFLFVGHDSGPMHLAAAVGIPCVAIFAARNLPRQWYPRGNKNRIIYHKTDCAGCGLEICIIQKKKCILSITIDEVHDEIVNLINEGQHALL
- the rfaD gene encoding ADP-glyceromanno-heptose 6-epimerase, which encodes MIIVTGAAGFIGSCLIQKLNDEGHKNLILVDNFSNSQKNKNFEGKDFEKQIDRNEFINWLDINYDKVKVIFHIGARTDTTEMNYEILNELNLDYTKAVWTRCAEFNIPLIYASSAATYGLGEFGYDDDESKLSLLQPLNPYGDSKNEFDKWAIVQEKKPIFWAGLKFFNVYGPNEYHKSRMASVIFHTYNQIQASGKMKLFQSHKEGIKDGEQMRDFVYVKDVVEVLYFLMIHQKDSGIYNLGSGKARTFLDLVINTFNSLEKQPDISFVPTPEDIRDKYQYFTEANMNKLYSIGYNRPFHTLEEGVKDYVQNYLSKGAYY